One genomic region from Cinclus cinclus chromosome 22, bCinCin1.1, whole genome shotgun sequence encodes:
- the LOC134052700 gene encoding neuferricin, with product MWRGAAAGLLCLAAAWLLGRGFEPRARLLCAAELRRYRGAPGEPGLYLALLGRVFDVERGRKHYGPGGAYSGLAGRDATRAFASGDFTPAGLVDNVSGLSPPELLSIHRWLSFYRDNYKPVGKLVGRFYDEIGAPTEALREVEAAIEEALKFQAESEQRKQQFPPCNSEWSSAKGTRFWCSRHSGGVHREWAGVPRKLFSPGWQGSRCVCVRSSGPPWGQPHSQHSDRGDLDNPHLQQYEGCPPLAEQCVLLTG from the exons ATGTGGCGGGGCGCGGCCGCggggctgctgtgcctggccGCCGCCTGGCTCCTGGGCCGCGGGTTCGAGCCCCGCGCCCGCCTTCTCTGCGCCGCGGAGCTGCGCCGCTACCGGGGGGCGCCGGGCGAGCCCGGGCTGTACCTCGCCCTGCTGGGACGGGTCTTCGATGTGGAGCGGGGCCGCAAGCACTATGGGCCCGGCGGCGCCTACAGCGGGCTCGCAG GCAGAGATGCCACCAGAGCGTTTGCCAGCGGCGACTTCACCCCGGCAGGGCTGGTGGACAACGTGTCAGGGCTGTCACCCCCGGAGCTGCTCTCCATCCACCGCTGGTTGAGCTTCTACAGGGACAACTACAAGCCCGTGG GGAAGCTGGTGGGCAGATTCTACGATGAAATTGGGGCACCGACAGAAGCCCTGAGGGAGGTTGAGGCTGCCATTGAGGAAGCTCTCAAATTCCAAGCAGAAAGTgagcagaggaagcagcagttcCCACCCTGCAACTCTGAATGGAGCTCTGCTAAAGGCACCCGGTTCTGGTGCTCCAGGCATAG TGGGGGCGTGCACAGAGAGTGGGCCGGAGTCCCTCGGAAGCTGTTCAGCCCTGGCTGGCAGGGGAGccgctgtgtgtgtgtgaggagcTCGGGCCCGCCCTGGGGCCAGCCCCACTCCCAGCACAGCGACAGAGGGGACCTGGATAATCCTCACCTGCAGCAGTACGAGGGCTGCCCTCCCCTGGCCGAGCAGTGTGTCCTCCTCACGGGCTGA